A genomic stretch from Shewanella sediminis HAW-EB3 includes:
- a CDS encoding S8 family serine peptidase, producing MKLSKIAGAIIALTVSVSTTAKADDDRYIIQVDNNNKGIVKALANKLGAQIHVDGNGFISATFAGKDLLQVKGLLNNPHIKLVEADQRRHLMSAFSDDAGNPMTEQVTPYAVYQSQADQLTFNANAGMKVCIIDSGLDSSNGDFEWNNISGDNDSGTGNWNDHGGPHGTHVAGTVAAADNGFGVVGMAPGADLHIIKVFNEDGWGYSSDLAKAADLCSAAGANIISMSLGGGGSNSTESNAFQAFTDAGGLVVAAAGNDGNNVRSYPAGYPSVMMIGANDADNNIADFSQFPTCLSGRGKRAKDDETICVEVTAGGVDTLSTYPAGMATSANMTADGVAYASSAMENSGAVNGSTYYMGTAEATDGGANGNICVIDRGVISFHDKVANCEGSGGVGAIIINNEAGMLYATLGDTNTTSIPAVGAAFEDRAALLAAGSANIDIGTSDFGFMSGTSMATPAVSGLAALVWSNHNECTGTEIREALKATAMDSGAAGKDDYFGYGIVKAAAADAYLTANGCAGNGGGTEPGGDFTLSASGYKSKGVKKVDLSFSGAAGSNVDVYRNGSMITTTSASSTYTDSITSKGGGSYTYKACDEGTSTCTGEQTVNF from the coding sequence ATGAAATTATCTAAAATTGCGGGTGCAATCATTGCCCTGACAGTGAGTGTATCGACAACCGCAAAAGCAGATGACGATCGTTATATTATTCAAGTGGACAATAACAATAAAGGCATCGTTAAGGCGTTAGCTAACAAGCTTGGTGCTCAAATACATGTAGATGGAAATGGTTTTATTTCGGCAACGTTTGCCGGTAAAGACCTTTTACAGGTTAAAGGGTTACTGAATAACCCACACATTAAACTGGTCGAAGCCGACCAACGTCGTCACCTGATGTCTGCCTTCAGTGATGATGCGGGTAACCCTATGACTGAGCAGGTAACGCCTTATGCGGTTTATCAGTCTCAGGCCGATCAGCTTACCTTTAATGCCAATGCCGGTATGAAGGTTTGTATTATCGATTCGGGTCTGGATAGCAGTAATGGTGATTTCGAGTGGAATAACATTAGCGGTGACAATGACTCGGGTACGGGGAACTGGAATGACCATGGTGGCCCACATGGTACACACGTTGCGGGTACCGTAGCTGCGGCAGATAATGGTTTTGGAGTTGTAGGTATGGCGCCGGGCGCCGATCTGCATATCATCAAGGTATTTAATGAAGATGGCTGGGGCTACTCATCAGATTTAGCTAAAGCTGCCGATCTATGTAGTGCCGCGGGTGCTAACATCATCAGCATGAGTCTTGGTGGTGGTGGTTCAAACTCTACCGAATCCAATGCCTTTCAGGCATTTACCGATGCGGGTGGCTTGGTCGTGGCCGCTGCCGGTAACGACGGTAATAACGTACGTTCATATCCTGCGGGTTACCCCTCTGTGATGATGATTGGTGCGAACGATGCCGATAATAATATCGCCGATTTCTCTCAGTTCCCAACTTGTCTGTCTGGTCGCGGCAAGCGTGCGAAAGATGATGAGACTATCTGTGTCGAAGTGACGGCAGGTGGTGTCGATACCCTATCGACGTACCCTGCGGGTATGGCTACATCGGCAAACATGACTGCCGATGGTGTGGCTTACGCGAGCTCCGCGATGGAAAACTCTGGTGCTGTTAACGGTAGTACTTACTACATGGGTACCGCCGAGGCGACCGACGGTGGTGCTAACGGTAATATCTGTGTGATCGATCGCGGCGTGATCTCTTTCCACGATAAAGTGGCTAACTGTGAAGGTTCCGGCGGCGTTGGTGCGATCATCATCAACAATGAAGCGGGTATGCTCTATGCCACTTTAGGTGACACCAATACTACAAGTATCCCGGCTGTTGGCGCTGCCTTCGAAGATCGAGCGGCGTTGTTAGCTGCCGGCAGTGCGAATATCGATATCGGTACCTCTGACTTTGGTTTCATGAGTGGAACCTCGATGGCGACACCTGCGGTTTCTGGTCTTGCGGCGCTGGTTTGGTCAAATCATAACGAGTGTACGGGTACAGAAATTCGTGAAGCACTTAAAGCGACAGCCATGGACAGCGGCGCTGCGGGTAAAGATGATTACTTCGGTTACGGTATCGTCAAGGCGGCTGCAGCCGATGCTTACCTGACGGCTAATGGTTGTGCCGGTAACGGCGGTGGCACAGAACCAGGTGGTGACTTCACTCTTTCTGCGAGCGGTTATAAGAGCAAAGGCGTGAAGAAAGTCGACTTGAGCTTTAGCGGTGCGGCGGGCAGCAATGTCGATGTGTATCGTAATGGCAGCATGATTACTACTACATCGGCAAGTTCGACTTATACTGACTCAATCACATCTAAGGGCGGCGGTTCATACACCTATAAAGCCTGTGATGAAGGTACATCGACCTGTACTGGTGAGCAGACGGTTAACTTTTAA
- a CDS encoding glutathione S-transferase family protein, translating into MIELYTAATPNGHKISIALEEMGLDYQVIHIDLMAGEQKRPEFIAINPNGRIPAIIDRGNDDFTVFESGAILLYLAEKTGKFLPANPKERSQATQWLMFQMGGVGPMMGQANVFYRYFQEKIPAAIVRYQHESRRLFEVMNNQLADNRYIAGDQYTIADMATWPWVRTYEWSGVDITGLTHLQRWIEELALRPASQKGIVTPPSSELSEEELAKEIRKMVTE; encoded by the coding sequence ATGATAGAACTCTACACTGCAGCAACACCCAACGGACATAAGATCTCTATCGCCTTAGAGGAGATGGGACTGGATTATCAGGTTATCCATATCGATCTGATGGCTGGGGAGCAGAAAAGGCCCGAGTTTATAGCCATCAACCCTAATGGCCGTATTCCTGCCATCATAGACAGGGGTAACGATGATTTTACCGTCTTCGAATCCGGTGCAATCTTGCTTTATCTCGCCGAAAAGACGGGGAAATTCCTGCCTGCTAACCCTAAGGAACGTTCGCAAGCGACTCAATGGCTGATGTTCCAGATGGGCGGCGTCGGCCCCATGATGGGACAAGCCAATGTCTTTTATCGCTACTTCCAGGAAAAAATTCCCGCGGCTATCGTTCGCTACCAACATGAGAGCCGTCGCCTGTTCGAGGTGATGAATAACCAGCTTGCCGACAACCGCTACATAGCGGGCGATCAATACACCATCGCCGACATGGCCACCTGGCCTTGGGTGAGAACCTATGAGTGGAGCGGTGTCGATATCACAGGACTAACCCACCTTCAGCGTTGGATTGAGGAGTTAGCACTAAGGCCCGCTTCTCAGAAAGGAATCGTCACCCCACCTTCATCGGAACTGAGCGAGGAGGAGCTAGCCAAGGAGATTAGGAAGATGGTGACGGAGTAG
- a CDS encoding DUF2461 domain-containing protein, with protein sequence MFSQESFSFLSLLASNNEREWFKSHQARYEDEVRTPALKFIEAMQPHIVSLSPRLTAVPKKVGGSLMRPQRDARFSKDKTPYKTNVGIQFRHFQGKDVHAPGLYLHIANEGCFLGAGIWHPDSKALNKIRTCLDENPNAYKKALAQLRAGGFEMEGDSLVRPPRGYDKAHPMLEELKRKDFIAIKNIDAKQIYDKDFVNWCANEFKQTQKLMGYLCFALDLDY encoded by the coding sequence ATGTTTAGTCAGGAAAGTTTTTCGTTTTTATCTCTGCTCGCCAGTAACAATGAGCGCGAATGGTTCAAATCCCATCAGGCTCGATATGAAGATGAGGTGCGCACGCCGGCACTCAAATTCATCGAAGCCATGCAGCCGCATATAGTCTCCCTCTCGCCCAGACTGACGGCGGTGCCTAAGAAGGTGGGTGGCAGCTTGATGCGGCCACAGCGTGATGCCAGGTTCAGTAAAGATAAGACCCCCTACAAAACCAATGTCGGCATTCAGTTCAGGCATTTTCAGGGCAAAGATGTCCACGCCCCGGGTTTATATCTGCATATCGCCAACGAAGGTTGCTTTCTCGGTGCCGGAATTTGGCACCCCGATTCGAAGGCGCTAAACAAGATCCGCACCTGTCTCGATGAGAACCCCAATGCCTATAAGAAAGCGCTGGCGCAATTGAGAGCCGGAGGGTTTGAGATGGAGGGAGATAGCTTAGTGCGCCCACCGCGTGGCTATGATAAAGCCCACCCCATGCTCGAGGAGCTTAAACGAAAAGACTTTATCGCTATCAAGAATATCGACGCCAAGCAGATATACGACAAAGATTTTGTGAATTGGTGTGCCAATGAATTCAAGCAGACTCAGAAGCTGATGGGTTATTTGTGCTTCGCGTTGGATCTGGATTACTGA
- a CDS encoding PKD domain-containing protein — protein MDYRANIIRVALLSLSLSAAGLSGSDANAANPTTNTNTISDATSNPGAQHRAFPDVNLPEPANGEHAIGLLGDKLPDVAAAYEMTTSEFAKLIRTDKTVWLDRRAHIFYVEVEAPTELAESDPGGEIQTALNEVETFSLNSRPGAPRTIFLDFDGHTTTGTAWNSSNNVTTINSPAYNTDGTSASFTQLELDRIYLMWQQVAEDFAPFNVNVTTQEPSPDKITRTTSSDQTFGTRVIITQDNFANCGCGGFAYLRIFDDYGSNGDYYKPAFVFNSSVVGAGEAITHEAGHNLGLSHDGQSDGTSYYQGHGSGATGWAPIMGVGYYRELVQWSKGEYPQANQQQDDIQVIQNYGAPLMLDDHGDSIANASALSETPNGDTTTLDGNGLIRRRDDMDMFSFTAGAGSFTLNISPSAVSPNLDILAQLYNSSGTLIASNNPSSSLPAAISGSFASGGEYYLKVDGTGKGELSTGYSDYGSLGWYTINGSVQNDGNLQSPTAAVSVGYVPGYAPITAFFNGSASTDDIGITDYSWNFGDGGVGSGVSPSHEYLAPGVYNVTLTVTDTDNLTDSDTLAISVVNRSPIAIANADSYSGTAPHSVQFYSTGSKDQDDLGTITYAWLFGDGNGSTSANPSHLYAAQGTYTPSLTVTDNLGVQDSVTLSDISISPPAYLDQYAQGEILGSGTVGGNYTDTFDNSSAQTIRERESGGRKSSRYSYLLHTWLFNVSSGNTVTIHLNAWMTGSSDSDQMRFSYSVNGADYVEFTRVQNTDNVGLKSFFMPQGSSGDVRIRVEDTNHTPGRRGLDTVYIQQLYISSETLLDGDVPATPSMQTATPISSSQIDIAWTETSENESGFNIERSTDQSSWSSAGSVGANVTTFSDSGLLAGTTYYYRISAFNGYGSSLESNTVSATTDAASPISLTATGRKVKGIKHIDLQWYQYPDVDIYFDNADAVTFSAESSEPYGYDLNTGLKGGGNHSIQVCNAGGGDCSEVVTVIF, from the coding sequence ATGGATTACAGAGCTAACATCATAAGGGTCGCGCTACTAAGCCTATCCTTATCTGCAGCAGGTTTATCAGGATCAGATGCCAATGCTGCTAACCCAACGACGAACACCAATACCATTTCTGATGCTACTTCTAATCCCGGCGCTCAGCACCGAGCCTTCCCTGACGTCAACCTCCCCGAACCCGCCAATGGCGAACACGCCATCGGGCTTTTAGGCGATAAGCTGCCGGATGTCGCGGCGGCATATGAAATGACAACTTCAGAGTTTGCCAAACTGATCAGAACCGATAAGACGGTATGGTTAGATCGCAGAGCTCATATCTTCTATGTAGAAGTTGAAGCACCAACAGAGCTCGCCGAATCCGATCCTGGCGGCGAAATCCAAACTGCACTCAATGAAGTAGAGACCTTTAGTCTCAATAGCCGCCCCGGGGCACCGCGAACCATATTTCTCGATTTCGACGGTCACACAACCACAGGTACCGCCTGGAATAGCTCCAATAATGTCACCACGATAAACTCCCCCGCCTATAACACAGACGGTACCTCGGCCTCCTTCACTCAACTCGAACTCGATAGAATTTATCTGATGTGGCAACAGGTAGCCGAAGACTTTGCCCCATTTAATGTAAATGTGACAACCCAGGAACCCTCACCAGACAAGATAACGAGAACCACCTCTTCCGATCAGACATTCGGAACTCGGGTTATTATCACGCAAGATAACTTCGCCAATTGCGGCTGCGGCGGTTTCGCCTATTTAAGAATATTCGATGATTACGGCAGTAATGGCGATTATTACAAACCCGCCTTCGTATTTAACTCTAGCGTTGTCGGCGCAGGGGAAGCGATCACTCATGAGGCCGGCCATAATCTTGGGCTTAGCCACGACGGACAGAGTGATGGCACCAGCTACTACCAGGGACATGGATCCGGCGCCACTGGCTGGGCCCCAATCATGGGAGTCGGCTATTACCGCGAACTCGTCCAATGGAGCAAGGGGGAATACCCCCAGGCGAACCAGCAACAAGATGATATTCAGGTGATACAGAATTACGGCGCGCCTTTGATGCTCGATGATCACGGCGATAGTATCGCTAATGCCTCGGCGTTAAGCGAAACTCCCAATGGCGACACGACCACACTCGATGGCAACGGCCTGATACGCCGCCGTGATGATATGGACATGTTTAGCTTCACTGCCGGCGCGGGAAGTTTCACTCTGAATATCTCGCCATCCGCTGTAAGCCCGAACCTGGATATTCTGGCTCAGCTCTATAACAGTTCAGGCACTCTGATAGCCAGCAATAACCCCAGCTCTTCACTCCCCGCGGCGATCAGCGGCAGCTTTGCCAGCGGCGGAGAATACTACCTCAAGGTGGATGGCACTGGTAAAGGCGAGCTCTCTACCGGTTACAGTGATTACGGCAGCTTAGGCTGGTATACCATCAATGGTAGCGTGCAAAATGACGGCAATTTACAATCCCCGACCGCCGCCGTCTCAGTTGGTTATGTTCCGGGATATGCACCTATCACCGCGTTCTTCAATGGTTCAGCCTCCACCGATGATATCGGGATCACCGACTATAGCTGGAATTTCGGCGACGGTGGAGTGGGTAGTGGAGTGAGTCCGTCTCATGAATATCTTGCCCCGGGCGTATATAATGTCACTCTGACCGTTACCGATACCGACAACCTCACGGACTCAGACACGCTGGCCATCTCTGTGGTTAACCGCTCGCCGATTGCGATCGCCAACGCCGACAGCTACTCAGGCACCGCCCCCCATAGCGTTCAATTCTATAGTACGGGCTCAAAAGATCAGGATGATTTGGGCACCATTACCTATGCCTGGCTATTCGGCGACGGCAACGGTTCAACTTCCGCCAATCCGAGTCATCTCTATGCGGCTCAAGGTACATATACTCCGAGTCTGACCGTCACCGATAACTTAGGCGTTCAGGATAGCGTCACACTGTCGGATATCAGTATCTCACCACCGGCTTATCTGGACCAATATGCACAAGGCGAGATATTAGGTTCGGGTACGGTAGGAGGGAATTACACAGACACCTTCGATAACAGCTCGGCTCAGACAATTAGGGAGCGGGAGTCCGGCGGCAGAAAAAGCAGTCGCTATAGCTATTTGCTACATACCTGGTTATTTAATGTCTCATCGGGTAACACAGTGACCATACATCTGAACGCCTGGATGACAGGCTCTTCAGACAGCGATCAGATGCGCTTCTCCTACTCAGTGAATGGCGCAGACTATGTCGAATTCACAAGAGTACAGAACACTGACAATGTGGGACTTAAGTCTTTCTTTATGCCTCAGGGCAGCAGCGGGGATGTACGCATTCGTGTCGAGGACACAAATCACACCCCGGGACGCCGAGGCTTAGATACCGTCTATATCCAGCAACTCTATATCAGTAGCGAGACCCTGCTCGACGGTGATGTGCCAGCAACGCCGTCCATGCAGACTGCGACGCCAATATCATCGAGCCAGATAGATATCGCCTGGACTGAAACATCGGAGAATGAATCTGGCTTCAATATCGAGCGCTCAACCGACCAAAGCAGCTGGAGCTCAGCAGGCTCGGTAGGGGCTAATGTCACCACTTTCAGCGATAGCGGATTATTGGCAGGCACGACCTATTACTACCGCATCAGTGCCTTTAACGGTTATGGCAGCTCGCTTGAGTCCAATACCGTTTCGGCCACCACCGATGCTGCAAGCCCCATCAGCCTCACCGCCACTGGCAGGAAGGTTAAGGGAATTAAACATATCGACCTGCAGTGGTATCAATACCCAGATGTCGATATCTACTTCGATAATGCTGACGCCGTTACTTTTAGCGCAGAAAGTAGTGAACCCTATGGTTACGATCTCAACACCGGCCTGAAAGGCGGTGGCAATCATTCTATTCAGGTGTGTAACGCCGGCGGCGGAGACTGCTCGGAGGTGGTGACTGTGATCTTTTAA